In the Aristaeella hokkaidonensis genome, GCTACCTCAAGCGTGTTTCTCCCGCCCTGCTGAAGCGTACTCCGCTTCCCACAGCGGAAGAAAACCTCACTGAAAGCGCCCGCTGGCTGCTTCCGACCACTACGGCGGAGAATCTCTATATCTTCACCGATCTGGGCAACTGCTATCCCATCAATGTCGGCAAGATTGCGGAATGCAAGCCGAAGGACCGCGGCCAGCTTCTTTCAGGCGTCCTCATGGGCATCGAGGAGAACGAGCAGCCGCTGCTTATGCTGACCTGCGATTCCGCGAAGATGAAGGATCTGCCGGACTTCCTGTTCATCACAAAGAACGGTATGATCAAGCGCACCGCGGCCGTGGACTATGATGTCCGCAGCCGGAAGTATCCTTGCCTGTCCCTGAAGAAGGGTGATGCGCTCCTGGCCATTCTTCCCGCCGCGCATGAGGGCGATCTGCTGCTTATCACCAGGGGCGGCATGAGCATCCGCTTCCCGCTCTCCACTGTTCCGGTCCAGGGACGGATCGCCACAGGCGTCAAGGGCATGAGTGTGGAAAGCGGAGATGATGTGCTCTGGGTCAGCCAGCTTGAGGAAACCGATGAAATCGTCATCTTCTCTGAGCGCGGCTGGGCCAAGCGCATTCCCCAGCTTGATTTTGAACCCCAGAACCGTGCCGGCAAGGGCGTCCGCTGCTTCTACTTCAACAAGAACGGCTCCAACGGCAAGTGCATTGCCGATGTCAGCCGGATCAACCGTGATCTGCCCTGCGATCTGCTGGTCTACCAGGCCCGCAGTCCGGTCAGCAAACTCTCCCGGGACGATATCCTGCTCCAGAACCGGGCTGGCAAGGGAATGCCCTACGTCATGGCCATCCTGGACGACATCGTCACCGGCGTTACGGCCGTCCCAGCTCCCGTTTCCGAAGAACCCGCTTCTCCGGAATCCACATAATCCTTTCCCCGGTCATTAACCATCAGGCAATTTCCCACACAATCAATAATTCTGAATTATGAATTCTGAATTATGAATTTTACATTGGAGGTACATCAATTATGGGTAGACAGAATTTCGGCGGCTTCGGTGGAGGCGCCAACATGCAGCAGCTTATGCGTCAGGCGCAGAAAATGCAGCAGCAGATGCAGGAAGCCCAGGAACGCCTGGACGAAGCTGAATACGAAGCTACCGCCGGCGGCGGAATGGTTTCCGTCAAAGTCAGCGGCAAGCGCGAGCTGACCGCGATCACCATCGATCCCCAGGTTGTGGATCCGGACGATATCGAAATGCTGCAGGATCTGGTGATGGCTGCGGTGAACGAAGCGCTTCGCAAGGGCGAGGAAGCCCGCGAAACCGCGATGAACCGCATGGCTCCCGGAATGGGTGGTCTGTTCTGAGATGAGCAGTCAGTTTGAGCCCATTGCGGCCATGGCCATGGAACTGGCCAAGCTGCCCGGCATAGGGCCTAAAACGGCCCAGCGCCTTGCTTATCATCTGGCCTCGCAGCCGCAGGAAAACGTCCGTGCCCTCTCTGTCGCACTCTGGGAAGGCCGCAAAGCTATACGCTTCTGCGAAACCTGCGGTAATTATTCCACCGGCGATGCCTGCCCCATATGCGCGGATCCCACCCGTCACAACGGCCAGATCTGCGTGGTTCGCGATCCCCGGGATGTGGCGGCGCTTGAACGAATGCATGAGTATCACGGGCTTTACCACGTGCTTCATGGAACCCTGTCTCCCATGGAAGGCGTCGGTCCCGATGACATCCACATCCGGGAGCTTCTTGCGCGTCTCGGCACGGAAGAAGTAAACGAGGTTATTCTCGCAACCAATCCGGATGTGGAGGGCGAGGCAACCGCAACCTATATTGCGCGTCTTCTGAAGCCCATGAATGTCAAATGTACCCGGATCGCCCACGGTGTTCCCGTCGGCGGCGACTTGGAGTATACGGATGAAGTCACCCTCTATAAAGCCCTTGAAGGCAGAAGAGACATGTAATCTTGTCAACTCACAAACATGGTAAGAGTCTCCACACATCAGCCACAATGAAGGCTATGCCTTCATTGTCATCCCGAGCCTGGCCGAGGGATCCCTTGATAAAATGACTTACGAATTTATAACGCCTCTTTTACTTATTCTTTGCCTGCTTCTCCTGATTATCCTTTTGATCAGGCAGTCTGCGCTTGACCATAAACAGGAACGCGACCGGATGACCCAGGAACACGGCCTGGTCAATCTTGGCAACCGTCTTCTGGATGAGCTTGACGCCCAGCACGATGAAGCGGCAAAATCCCTTTATGAAACCAATCAGTCGCTCATGACCACCCTGTCCCAGATGGGACAGGGTCAGTCTACATTGCTGGAAAGCATGCAACGTCAGGTTCTTCTTTCCACCCGGAACCAGGAGGAAAAGATCA is a window encoding:
- a CDS encoding YbaB/EbfC family nucleoid-associated protein; its protein translation is MGRQNFGGFGGGANMQQLMRQAQKMQQQMQEAQERLDEAEYEATAGGGMVSVKVSGKRELTAITIDPQVVDPDDIEMLQDLVMAAVNEALRKGEEARETAMNRMAPGMGGLF
- the recR gene encoding recombination mediator RecR, with protein sequence MSSQFEPIAAMAMELAKLPGIGPKTAQRLAYHLASQPQENVRALSVALWEGRKAIRFCETCGNYSTGDACPICADPTRHNGQICVVRDPRDVAALERMHEYHGLYHVLHGTLSPMEGVGPDDIHIRELLARLGTEEVNEVILATNPDVEGEATATYIARLLKPMNVKCTRIAHGVPVGGDLEYTDEVTLYKALEGRRDM